Proteins found in one Mucilaginibacter gracilis genomic segment:
- a CDS encoding alpha-L-rhamnosidase: MKLTKIAYPLLLLLLTGSSMSLFSFREKATVAIALQNLRCEMLVDPLGIDAVNPRLSWEIISGERNVQQTGYHIMVASSPEKLAANAGDLWDSGTIKSGQSVQVDYAGKTLNSRMACFWKVQVTTNKGESKWSEPAKWSMGLLKPSDWKAKWIGLDKSFAWDSVSKFSRLSARYFRKEVELPGGIKRATVYISGLGLYELYINGKRIGDQVMAPSPTDFTKSVKYNTYDVTENLTGGFATVGVVLGNGRFFTMRQNYKPQKIKTFGYPKMLLQMDIEYNNGTPTKHMTIGSDDNWKVTADGPIRTNNEYDGEEYDANKELTGWADARKTKITSPHSRVVLPGYDEAKWLKAELVQAPGGKLVAQMNEKIRVTEIIKPKAITKLNATTYVMDMGQNMAGWLKMRVKGTKGQKVQLRFAETTKSDGELYVANLRDAKATDVYTLKGGETEVWHPIFVYHGFRYVEIVGYPGVPTVDDFEGQVVNDDLENVGRFETSNTLINKIYRNAYWGIRANYKGMPLDCPQRNERMPWLADHATGSYSESFVFDNAKLYAKWVDDIEESQKPEGGLPDVAPAYWNYYSDDVTWPATYLIVADMLYTQYGDTKPIAKHYDSMKKWLGYMQTKYMTNYIVTKDKYGDWCVPPESPTLIHSKDTLRTTDGHLIATAYYYRLLTLMQRFAQVLNKPEDVKSYAALSANIKTAFNKEFFNSQTNRYSNNSVTSNLLPMYFDMVPQANRKAVFKNIEDKILIDNTGHISTGVIGTQWLMRSLTDNGRTDIAYHIVSNTDYPSWGYMVNKGATTFWELWNGDTASPQMNSQNHVMLLGDLLVWFYEDLAGIKANPLKPAFKQLIMKPEPANGLDYVKASYHSIHGMIKSNWKKEGKSFNWNITIPANSSAIVYVPATSVSDVLESGKSISAVEGVKFLRMEKGRAVLEVGSGSYEFKSVL; the protein is encoded by the coding sequence ATGAAACTCACTAAAATAGCTTATCCCTTATTATTGTTATTGCTTACTGGCAGTAGCATGAGTCTTTTTTCGTTTCGCGAAAAGGCAACTGTAGCCATTGCCTTACAAAATTTGCGTTGCGAAATGCTGGTTGATCCTTTGGGAATAGATGCGGTTAACCCGCGTTTAAGCTGGGAGATCATTTCCGGAGAACGCAATGTACAGCAAACAGGCTACCATATCATGGTTGCTTCGTCTCCCGAAAAGCTGGCAGCTAACGCAGGCGATCTTTGGGATTCGGGAACTATCAAATCCGGGCAATCGGTACAGGTTGATTATGCGGGTAAAACACTAAACAGCAGGATGGCTTGTTTTTGGAAGGTACAGGTTACCACCAATAAAGGCGAAAGCAAATGGAGCGAACCTGCTAAATGGAGCATGGGTTTATTAAAACCCAGCGACTGGAAAGCCAAATGGATAGGGCTGGATAAATCGTTTGCCTGGGATAGCGTTTCTAAGTTTTCAAGGTTATCGGCAAGGTATTTCCGTAAAGAAGTTGAATTGCCGGGCGGAATAAAAAGGGCCACGGTTTATATCTCTGGCTTGGGGTTATATGAGCTATATATTAATGGTAAGCGCATTGGAGACCAGGTTATGGCACCTTCGCCAACAGATTTTACAAAGTCGGTTAAATATAATACTTACGATGTTACCGAAAACTTGACCGGTGGTTTTGCAACCGTAGGCGTTGTTTTAGGCAATGGAAGGTTTTTTACCATGAGGCAAAACTATAAACCTCAAAAAATTAAGACTTTCGGCTATCCAAAAATGCTGCTGCAAATGGATATTGAATATAATAACGGCACGCCAACAAAACACATGACGATTGGCAGCGACGACAACTGGAAGGTTACCGCCGATGGCCCGATACGAACAAACAACGAATACGACGGTGAAGAATATGATGCCAATAAAGAATTAACAGGTTGGGCCGATGCGAGAAAAACAAAAATAACCAGTCCGCATAGTAGAGTTGTGCTGCCCGGATACGATGAAGCTAAATGGCTTAAAGCCGAATTGGTACAAGCACCCGGCGGTAAGTTGGTGGCCCAGATGAATGAAAAGATCAGGGTTACTGAAATTATTAAGCCAAAAGCGATTACCAAGTTAAACGCAACAACCTATGTAATGGACATGGGCCAAAATATGGCGGGCTGGCTTAAAATGCGGGTAAAGGGCACAAAGGGCCAAAAGGTGCAATTGCGTTTTGCCGAAACTACCAAAAGCGACGGCGAACTGTATGTGGCTAATTTGAGGGATGCAAAAGCTACTGATGTTTATACCCTAAAAGGCGGTGAAACCGAAGTATGGCACCCAATATTTGTTTATCACGGGTTTAGATATGTAGAAATTGTGGGCTACCCCGGCGTGCCCACCGTTGATGATTTTGAAGGACAGGTAGTAAATGACGACCTTGAAAACGTGGGCCGTTTTGAAACATCAAACACGCTTATTAATAAAATATACCGCAATGCGTACTGGGGTATCCGCGCTAATTACAAGGGGATGCCTTTGGACTGCCCGCAACGCAACGAGCGTATGCCCTGGCTGGCCGACCATGCTACGGGATCGTACAGCGAAAGTTTTGTGTTTGATAACGCTAAGCTTTACGCCAAATGGGTTGATGATATCGAAGAATCGCAAAAACCGGAAGGTGGTTTGCCCGATGTTGCACCCGCTTACTGGAATTATTACAGCGACGACGTAACGTGGCCTGCAACATACCTTATAGTAGCCGACATGCTGTATACACAATACGGCGATACCAAACCCATTGCAAAGCATTACGATTCGATGAAGAAATGGCTGGGGTATATGCAAACCAAATACATGACCAATTACATTGTAACCAAAGATAAATATGGCGACTGGTGCGTTCCGCCAGAATCGCCTACTTTGATACATTCTAAAGATACCCTGCGTACTACCGATGGGCATTTAATAGCAACCGCATACTACTATAGGCTGCTAACATTGATGCAGCGTTTTGCACAAGTGCTAAATAAACCGGAGGATGTTAAAAGTTATGCTGCTTTATCGGCTAACATCAAAACTGCTTTTAACAAGGAGTTTTTTAACAGCCAAACAAATCGCTACAGCAATAATTCGGTAACATCAAACCTGCTGCCTATGTATTTTGATATGGTTCCGCAGGCCAACCGCAAAGCGGTTTTTAAAAACATTGAGGATAAGATACTGATTGATAATACCGGCCACATCAGCACAGGTGTAATAGGCACGCAATGGTTAATGCGTAGCCTAACCGATAATGGCCGCACCGACATTGCTTATCACATCGTATCAAACACCGATTACCCAAGCTGGGGATATATGGTAAACAAAGGCGCTACAACCTTTTGGGAATTGTGGAACGGTGATACCGCAAGTCCGCAAATGAATTCGCAAAACCATGTAATGCTACTGGGCGATTTGCTGGTGTGGTTTTACGAAGACCTTGCCGGGATAAAAGCCAACCCTTTAAAACCCGCATTTAAACAACTGATAATGAAACCCGAACCCGCAAACGGTTTGGACTATGTTAAAGCCAGCTACCATTCTATTCATGGTATGATTAAGAGTAACTGGAAAAAAGAGGGTAAAAGCTTTAATTGGAACATTACCATTCCGGCAAATAGTTCGGCTATAGTTTATGTTCCGGCTACCTCTGTTAGCGATGTCTTAGAATCGGGCAAGAGTATCAGTGCTGTTGAAGGAGTGAAATTTTTGAGGATGGAAAAGGGGAGAGCCGTGTTAGAGGTTGGCTCCGGGAGTTATGAATTTAAGTCAGTATTATGA
- a CDS encoding glycoside hydrolase family 2 protein has protein sequence MRNLIRTIASGILLLTSCFSYAQQTEKLYLSGTGSDHTVNWQFFCTAGRNSGKWTTIPVPSNWEFQGFGKYNYGLDKDTVRGKESGQYKYEFKVPVSWKGKNINIVFEGSMTDTRVKLNGQLAGDIHQGSFYRFKYDISKLLKYGDTNLLEATVDKHSANTSVNAAERKGDFWIFGGIYRPVYLEAAPQQHISHVAVNGLASGQFSANVFLDNATVGSKVSAQFYTVSGVKVGAAFQAAINKGDSVVHLQGSTSSPKLWSPEFPNLYRVVFTLVSNGKAIHVVKQKFGFRTVEFREHDGIYVNNVKVKFKGVNRHTFWPTTGRAVNKNISIEDVKLIKDINMNAVRMSHYPPDEHFLDVCDSLGLFVLDELTGWHSYYDTQVGSKLVKEMITRDVNHPSIVIWDNGNEGGFNFDLDHLFGQYDIQKRPLIHPWAIYKGINTQHYINYDYGTATNLHGHDVTFPTEFLHGLYDGGAGAGLDDFWELMWHTPLSAGGFIWAFLDEDVVRTDKNGELDSDGDHAPDGIVGPYREKEGSYYAIKEIWCPVHMEPREVTPAFDGKIRMENRYLYTNIKQCSFTYKLAGFDNPYHKTAVTAKSGPIASPDIAPGQFGYLQMQLPLGWQNYDVLYVTAYDVTHHELFTWSYPLSNNNKVTKQMISTAGTAKPVIKETDSLYKVRANGVEVEFNRNSGLLMSVKNPKGNIPFNNGPVLAEGWEKTGFQKLSYHYDNDSLVVEATFEKKANEAQLKWTIFPSGWVKLTVKYWPIGEEGNLLGVSFSYPEKDVKGVTYLGDGPYRVWKNRMKGTQIGIWDKTYNNTITGQPNLEYPEFKGYYSNLYWMKLNTTAQPITIICDNRDVFMRLFTPANPKKVYNTAPAFPSGDISFMNGISPIGTKSQKPEKLGPQGMPNKYFDYYKDIDMALSITLYFDFSGK, from the coding sequence ATGCGCAATTTGATACGAACCATAGCATCCGGCATTCTGCTTCTTACTTCCTGCTTCTCTTACGCGCAGCAAACAGAAAAGCTATACCTATCAGGCACAGGAAGCGACCATACCGTTAACTGGCAATTTTTTTGTACTGCGGGGAGAAATTCGGGTAAGTGGACGACCATTCCGGTGCCGTCAAACTGGGAGTTTCAAGGGTTCGGCAAATATAATTATGGTCTGGATAAAGATACCGTAAGAGGTAAAGAGTCGGGCCAATATAAGTATGAGTTTAAGGTGCCCGTTTCCTGGAAAGGTAAAAATATCAACATTGTATTTGAGGGCTCCATGACCGATACCCGCGTTAAACTAAACGGCCAGTTGGCGGGCGATATACACCAGGGTTCTTTTTACAGATTTAAATACGATATAAGTAAACTGCTTAAATATGGCGATACAAATTTGTTGGAAGCAACGGTTGATAAGCATTCGGCCAATACATCGGTAAACGCTGCCGAACGCAAAGGTGACTTTTGGATATTTGGAGGTATTTATCGGCCGGTTTATTTGGAGGCCGCACCGCAACAGCACATCAGCCACGTTGCAGTAAATGGCCTGGCCAGCGGCCAGTTTAGCGCAAATGTGTTTTTAGATAATGCTACAGTTGGCAGCAAGGTATCTGCGCAATTTTACACCGTTAGTGGTGTAAAGGTTGGTGCGGCTTTTCAGGCTGCCATTAATAAAGGTGATAGTGTGGTGCATTTGCAAGGTAGCACCTCGTCACCAAAACTATGGTCGCCGGAGTTTCCAAACTTATACCGGGTTGTATTTACCTTGGTAAGCAATGGTAAAGCTATCCATGTAGTAAAGCAAAAATTCGGCTTCCGTACCGTGGAGTTTCGCGAGCATGATGGCATTTATGTAAACAACGTAAAGGTGAAGTTTAAAGGCGTTAACCGCCATACCTTTTGGCCAACAACAGGCAGAGCCGTTAATAAAAACATCAGCATAGAAGATGTTAAGCTGATAAAGGACATTAACATGAATGCCGTTCGGATGTCGCACTATCCACCCGATGAGCATTTTTTAGACGTTTGCGATTCGCTCGGACTTTTTGTGTTGGACGAACTTACCGGCTGGCATAGTTATTACGATACACAGGTAGGCTCTAAACTGGTTAAAGAAATGATAACCAGAGATGTTAATCACCCATCAATAGTTATTTGGGATAACGGTAACGAGGGCGGCTTTAATTTTGACCTTGACCACCTGTTCGGCCAGTACGATATACAAAAACGCCCATTAATACATCCCTGGGCAATATATAAAGGTATCAACACGCAGCATTATATTAATTACGATTACGGTACGGCTACTAATTTGCATGGCCACGATGTAACCTTCCCTACAGAGTTTTTACATGGTTTGTACGACGGCGGCGCAGGTGCCGGATTGGATGATTTTTGGGAGCTGATGTGGCACACACCGCTATCGGCAGGAGGCTTTATCTGGGCCTTTTTGGATGAGGATGTGGTACGAACTGATAAAAACGGCGAACTGGATTCGGACGGCGACCATGCACCTGATGGTATAGTTGGCCCTTACCGCGAAAAAGAAGGCAGTTATTACGCCATAAAAGAAATTTGGTGCCCCGTACACATGGAACCACGCGAAGTAACCCCGGCATTTGACGGTAAAATACGGATGGAGAACCGTTACCTATACACCAATATTAAGCAGTGCAGTTTTACGTATAAACTGGCCGGCTTTGATAATCCTTATCACAAAACCGCTGTAACAGCTAAATCGGGCCCTATTGCTTCGCCGGATATTGCGCCGGGGCAATTTGGCTATCTGCAAATGCAATTGCCTTTGGGCTGGCAAAACTATGATGTGCTGTATGTAACCGCTTATGACGTAACCCATCACGAATTATTTACCTGGAGCTATCCGTTAAGCAACAATAACAAAGTAACCAAACAAATGATTAGCACCGCGGGTACCGCCAAACCTGTTATTAAAGAAACAGATTCGCTATACAAAGTGCGTGCTAATGGTGTTGAGGTGGAATTTAACCGGAATTCGGGCTTGTTAATGAGCGTTAAAAACCCGAAAGGTAACATACCTTTTAACAACGGCCCGGTACTGGCCGAAGGCTGGGAGAAAACCGGTTTCCAAAAGTTGAGCTACCATTACGATAATGACAGTTTGGTAGTTGAAGCTACATTTGAGAAAAAAGCAAATGAGGCACAGTTAAAGTGGACTATCTTCCCATCGGGATGGGTTAAGTTAACTGTAAAATACTGGCCCATTGGCGAAGAAGGGAATTTGCTTGGGGTAAGTTTCTCCTATCCCGAAAAGGATGTGAAAGGTGTAACTTATTTAGGCGATGGCCCTTACCGGGTTTGGAAAAATCGGATGAAAGGCACGCAGATAGGCATTTGGGATAAAACCTATAACAACACCATAACCGGGCAACCCAATTTGGAGTACCCCGAATTTAAGGGTTATTACTCAAACCTGTATTGGATGAAGCTGAACACTACCGCCCAACCCATTACTATTATTTGTGATAACCGCGACGTATTTATGCGTTTGTTTACCCCGGCCAATCCTAAAAAGGTATATAATACGGCTCCGGCTTTCCCATCGGGCGATATATCTTTTATGAACGGCATTTCGCCTATCGGTACCAAATCGCAAAAGCCGGAAAAATTGGGGCCGCAGGGTATGCCAAACAAATATTTTGATTATTACAAGGACATAGATATGGCGTTATCAATCACCTTATACTTTGATTTTTCGGGCAAATGA
- a CDS encoding sialate O-acetylesterase — translation MINYKLYTATLLLVFGLFVSPKTHAEIVLPRVIGSGMVLQQQKLLPIWGTGTPGEKVSVKFGKQLKNTVTDGSGNWKVVLNPLSASEKPETMTISGTNTITLDNILVGEVWICSGQSNMEYEMRKNSKVRKPDSLDKNSPVDELAHAHDTSIRIFWVNQKNLQTKGNYLARWNLAQDSALKSFSAAGYFFAKNLRSQLHVPVGVVCAAISGSAIEPWIPEGAYSAIPYFQHEGAFWKEGGKFYHSMIEPLAPFAIKGFLWYQGEANMVESISYAYKMEALFNSWRNLWNEKMMPVYYVQIVPYNYDKLIPGLPAERLAEFWEVQTMALAIPNTGMIVTTDLTDITPNLHPPYKWEVGRRLALVALAKTYGKNLVYSGPMYQSMLVVGNKIALSFTGTGSGLVSKDGKALSWFTIAGADGKFVPADAVIVGNKVMVSSRDVPVPVAVRFAWNQLAGPNLFNKEGLPAGPFRTDNPLKFTAN, via the coding sequence ATGATTAATTACAAATTATATACGGCCACTTTGCTGCTTGTTTTTGGGTTGTTTGTCTCCCCAAAAACACATGCCGAAATTGTTTTACCCCGTGTTATTGGCAGTGGTATGGTGTTACAACAACAAAAGCTATTACCCATTTGGGGAACAGGCACTCCCGGCGAAAAAGTGAGTGTGAAGTTTGGTAAGCAGCTAAAAAATACGGTTACAGATGGATCGGGAAACTGGAAGGTAGTACTTAACCCATTATCGGCTTCTGAGAAACCCGAAACGATGACAATATCGGGAACAAACACAATTACGCTTGATAATATTTTGGTAGGAGAGGTTTGGATATGCTCGGGCCAATCAAACATGGAATATGAGATGCGCAAGAACAGTAAGGTGAGAAAACCCGACAGTTTGGACAAAAACTCCCCGGTTGATGAACTGGCACACGCGCACGATACAAGTATCCGTATATTTTGGGTGAACCAAAAAAACCTTCAAACCAAAGGCAATTATTTGGCCCGGTGGAACTTGGCGCAGGATTCGGCTCTGAAATCGTTTTCGGCGGCGGGCTATTTTTTCGCTAAAAATTTGCGTAGCCAATTGCATGTTCCGGTGGGTGTGGTTTGCGCCGCAATCAGCGGAAGCGCAATTGAACCCTGGATCCCCGAAGGTGCATATTCTGCGATACCATATTTTCAGCATGAGGGAGCTTTTTGGAAAGAGGGCGGCAAGTTTTATCACAGCATGATTGAGCCTTTGGCACCTTTTGCTATAAAAGGTTTTTTATGGTACCAGGGCGAAGCCAACATGGTAGAAAGCATTAGCTATGCTTATAAAATGGAAGCACTGTTTAACTCGTGGAGAAACTTATGGAACGAGAAAATGATGCCGGTTTATTATGTGCAAATAGTACCCTATAACTATGATAAGTTGATACCCGGGCTTCCTGCCGAACGGTTAGCTGAGTTTTGGGAAGTGCAAACTATGGCGCTGGCCATCCCCAACACAGGGATGATAGTAACTACCGACCTAACCGATATAACCCCAAACCTGCACCCGCCCTATAAATGGGAAGTTGGCCGCAGGCTGGCACTGGTAGCTTTGGCTAAAACATACGGTAAAAACTTAGTGTATTCGGGGCCTATGTATCAATCTATGCTGGTTGTGGGCAATAAAATAGCCCTTTCTTTTACAGGTACAGGTAGCGGTTTGGTAAGTAAAGATGGCAAGGCATTAAGCTGGTTTACCATTGCAGGTGCCGACGGAAAATTTGTACCTGCTGATGCGGTTATTGTGGGCAATAAAGTAATGGTATCGTCGCGGGATGTACCCGTGCCTGTTGCCGTGCGCTTTGCCTGGAATCAATTAGCAGGTCCTAATTTGTTTAATAAAGAAGGTTTACCTGCCGGGCCGTTCCGTACCGATAACCCTTTAAAATTTACCGCTAATTGA